The DNA sequence CTTTGGACCAGAAGGCGCGGCTTATGAAATGATTTTCCTCGCCAATATCCTGAATGAAGAAGGTGATGGTTCTACTTTGACGGAAGCCGGGAAAGATCTGGGGGAAATAGGTTATTATCCGGCAGAGGTCGCCAGGCAAGAAGGAGGGGGCTATTACATAAATGGAAACGCCCCAAGAAGAACCAGAGAAAAATTAATCGCGGACGGCTATAGAAACTCCAAAAAAGGAATAATAGAGATAAAGAGCTGTTTTAGTTTCCGGTGGATGCAGACCGGGGAGATCGAAGAAGCGGAAAGATCAAGAATAAACAAGTTCATCAGCCAGGCCAGAAAATATGCCGCGGCATTAAAAAGCGGGGCAATAAAAGAAATCGAATATCGGATTGTGGCTCCTTCGATCCATCCAAAGGTGATGAACGAATTGAAAAAAATATTCAAAGATTTTATGGGGGGAGTAAAAATATATCGGTATGACGGATTAAACTCAAGCGAAGCGTATCAGATCGAGTTTAAAGCGGATGCGAGCGAAGCAAAGAAGCCAAAAAGAGAGGACGCCAAACCGGCGGAAAATAAATGGACAGAGGAAGACAGCGCGGCTTGGGTTTGGGCGATAAAACATCTGATCAAGGGCGAAGGGGGCGGTATTGGTTTAAAGAAAAAGATTAATCCTGAAAATCTTAAGATTAGAATGCGCCAGCCGCATAATCAAGCTTTGATAGCCGGGATCAGAATGCGCATCAATGAAATATTGGGCAGGAAAGGGTTAAAACCTGGAGACAAAGAAAAGGCGGAAAGTTTATTGAGACTAACAAACGAGCTGGCCCCTGCGTTTAATACAAATACTTTATCGATAACAAAAATCAAGGAAATTACATCGATTATTTTAGAATTAAAACTGCTAATTAATCCTTAAGGACATCCTTAATTACAGATAAGTATCGAGTATCATATTCTTATTCAGTGACCTTAATTTAAGATACTCTTTCATCCCTTCAAAGGCGGCTGAAGCCGGTATTAAACCGACAATTTCTGACTCGATTACTTTGACCTTATATTCCTTGGCCCATTTGTGAACCTCATCAAACGCCTTCTTCAGCGAGGTTTTCTCGTGGTCGACGATATTGATCGAGACCTGGGTGAGCCCCCGGCTGGCCAGATCAATACCGATCGCCCGTACCCCAGGGAGCCCGCCACTACTCTCCCTGATGTTCTGGGCAATAGAATTAGCAACATCCAGATCATTGCTCTTTAGATTGACGTTAAAAGCGATCAGGTAATTCCTGGCTCCGACCGCGACCGCTCCGGCCGTAGGGTGCAACCCCCGGCCAACATCGGGCTTGCGGTGCGGCTGGCCGATCTCTCTTTTTAGGGCGGCATAACCCCCTTGGCGGACATAAGGGAGCTCTTTCCGTTCTTTGATCTTGGCCGCCTGGCCGTAAAAGAAGACCGGCAGGGACAATTTTTTCCAGAGCTCTTCCCCCAGCTTATGGGCCAATTCGACGGCGTCCTTCATCTTACAACCCTTGATTGGGACAAAGGGAATGACATCGACCACGCCGATAAAAGGATGGGCGCCGGCGTGGTTATTGACGTCGAGCAACTGCATCGCCCGCTCGGTCAGTTCAAAAGCGGCCTGCCGGACCTGGTCCGGTTCGCCGACCATGGTCACAACCGAACGATTGTGGTCCGGATCGGAATGGAGGTCGATCACCGGCACCGCCTTGATGGCGGCGACGATCTCTTCAACCAGCTCCAGCTCGACCCCTTCTGAAAAATTGGGGACACAAGCAATGATCTTAGGCATTGAGCCCTTTCAGCGCCGTCTCGAGATCGATATTCTCCAGCGTCTCTTTTTCGATCAGGACCTTGGCGATCTCTTCCATTTTCGCTCGGTTCTTACCAAGGACCGTGTTGGCCCGGGCGTGGCAATCGTTGATGATCTTTTCTATCTCGTGGTCGATCTCGTCGGCGGTCTGCTCGCTGTAATCTTTCATTTCCCCCATGCTCCGGCCCAGGAAGATCTGCCGGTCCTGGCGCCCAAAGGTGCGCGGCCCCAGCGCCGACATGCCGAATTCCGTGACCATCCGCTTGGCCAGGTCAGTCGCCCGCTCCAGGTCGTTATGCGCCCCCGAGGTCGCTTCGTTGAAGAAGAGCTCTTCCGCCACCCGCCCGCCCATGAGAACGGTGATCTGGTCAACCGCCTGGCCACGGGTCACCAGATATTTATCTTCCAGCGGCAATTGCAGGGTATAACCGAGGGCCAGCCCGCGCGGCAGGATAGAGATCTTGTGAACCCGGTCGGCGTTGGGCAAGACCTGGGAAAGGACGGCATGGCCGACCTCGTGGTAGGCGATGATCTGTTTTTCCCGGTCGGAGATGACCCGGCTCTTTTTCTCCGGTCCGGCCATCACCCGGTCGACCGCCTCCTCCACTTCGTCCATCGCCACCTCTTTTTTGTCGGCCCGGGCGGCGAGAATGGCGGCCTCGTTCAGGACATTTTCCAGGTCGGCACCGGTAAACCCGGGGGTGCGGCGGGCGACTATTTTCAGGTCAACATTGGCCGCCAACGGTTTCCCTTTGGCATGTATTTTGAGAATATCTTCGCGCCCATTGAGGTCCGGTTTATCGAGGACGATCTGCCGGTCGAACCGCCCCGGACGAAGGAGCGCCGGGTCGAGGATATCCGGCCGATTGGTCGCGGCAATGACAATGACATTGGTTTTCGGGTCGAAACCGTCCATCTCGACCAACAGCTGATTGAGGGTCTGTTCCCGCTCGTCGTGCCCGCCCCCCAGTCCCGCCCCGCGGTGGCGTCCGACGGCGTCGATCTCGTCCATAAAGATGATCGAGGGGGTCTGTTTTTTCGCCTGGTCAAAGATCGAGCGGACGCGCGAGGCGCCGACGCCGACGAACATTTCGACAAAGTCGGAGCCCGAGATCGAAAAGAAAGGGACCCCGGCTTCGCCGGCGATCGCCCTGGCCAGCAAGGTTTTACCGGTCCCGGGCGGCCCCATCAGCAGAAGCCCTTTGGGGATCTTGGCTCCCAGCGCCTGAAACTTCGCCGGCGTCTTGAGGAACTCGACGATCTCTTTCAGCTCTTCCTTCGCTTCGTCCACGCCGGCGACATCGGCAAAAGTAATGTTGAACTTTCCCGACAGCGGCTTGACGTTCGCCCGGCCGAACTGCATCGCCTGCGAATTAGCCCCCTGCGCCTGGCGGATCATCAGCCACCAGATAACGGCAAAAAAGGCGACCGGAACGAGGAGTTGGATGATCAGGTTCCAGAACCAGTTCGATTCGAGCGGGGCTTCGACGCTGATCGCCACCCCCTTCTCCCGAAGCATCGGGACCAGATTGGGGTAGTTAAGCGCCCGGGTGCGGAATTTACTCTTGTTCATCAGCTCGCCGGAAATGATATCGCCGGCGACGGTCACCTTGGCCAGTTGGGCCTTATCGGCATAATTGAGGAAATCGGAAAAAGAGACCTCTTTAACCTTGGGCTCATTGGAAAAGAGCGGGGCGACGATCGCCAGGCCGATCATTATCAGCAACAGATAAGTCAAAATATTACGCCAGTTAGTTTTCATTTGTTTTCCTAATCCCCTCACCCGCTAGGGCAAAGTATTCACCCTCTCCCAAAGGGAGAGGGTGCTTCGACAAAATCATTTTATTTCCCCCTCTCCCTCCGGGAGAGGGGGATTAAGGGGGTGAGGGTATCATTATATCACTTTTCGGCGGCTTTGGCCTGGGCCCATAGATCGTCCATTTCGGCCACGGTCAGCGGCCGCTTGGCCAGCTCTGTTTCGATCCGGGCAAAGCGGCGGATGAACTTATTGTTCGCCCCCTGCAACGCTTCCTCGGCATTCAGGTCGAGCTTCCTGGCGACATTCACGATCGCAAAAAGCAGGTCCCCAATCTCCTCTTTGATCCTTGGTAATTTGTCCTTTGCCTTTTGTTTGGATGTTTGATGTTTGAGGTTTGAAGTTAAAAGTTCATGAACTTCATCTAGCTCTTCATGAACTTTTTCCCAAGCCCCCGCCACCTGATCCCAGTCAAACCCAACCCTGGCCACCCGTTTCTGGACTTTATCCGCCCGGTAAAGTGCCGGCAAAGCCCTCGGTATCCCATCCAACATCCCTTTCCTCTCCCCTGGTACCGGGTACCTGGTACCAGGTACCTTTCTTTCGCTTTGCTTGATCTTTTCCCACTTCGCCCAAACCTCTTCTTTCGTCTTGGCTTTCTTCGTCCCGAAAACGTGAGGATGGCGGCGGACCATCTTGGCGGAGATCGATTCGATGACATCGTTAATATTGAACAGCTTATCCTCCGCGGCAAAGACCGAGAGCATCACAACGTGGAGGAGCATATCCCCAACCTCATCCCCCAGTTTAGCGTAATCCTTATCATCGATCGCCTGAAGCGCCTCATAGACCTCTTCGACCAGGTAGGGCTTGAGCGACTCGATAGTCTGCTCTCTGTCCCAGGGGCACTTTTTCCGGAGTTTTTTGACTATCCCGACCAGATCCTCGAATTTTTGGCCTGTTTTTGGCATGGCTTTATTATAGCATTCTCCCTGGCCCACCCCTATCCCCCATCCCCTTCCCCCTTATTAAGGTGGAAGGGGAGAGAGGGGTTAGGGGCAAATGGAGAGGGGGGTGAGGATGCAAGTTTTACCCCTCAAACCACGATAATAAGAGTGAAGAGGAGAGCGTAAAAAAACAACATGGCAGTAGGACCTATACAAAGCAATAGCGGCGGCCCCGACCTGAAAGCGCTCGGGCTTAGTTCCCCAATGGAGGTCATCGACATCCTGGGGGCGCTTAGGATCGACGGCCAGCCGGTCATTACCGACGACAAAGCCCATATCAACCCGCAGATCAAAGCGGAGCAAGTCGTCAAGTATTTTAACCTGAACTTCGGCCTCCAGCCGAAGGAATTACCCCAGCTCGCCTCGATCGTCAAGCGTGACCTGAAAGCGGGAAAATTAGGATGGGAAGCATAAGATGGCCATAGGCGCAACAGCTGATTATATAAATAAGGTCAAGATTGGCGTCATCGATCAGGCTAAAATCTCGCCGGAGAACCGGGTCACCAGGCGGCTAATTTCCAAGCCGGCCCCGACCGATGTCGCCCAGATCTCGCCGCAGGCGATCAACCCACAGCCACTGGTCCTTACCCCGGAGCGTCCGGAGCACAACGAATCTGCCGCGACTTTTCAGCAATGCGGCTCGATCGCTCAGGTCATTTTCTCTCTCGCCTCTGCAGCCGGCCTTAAAGATATTGCCGCGGCCGCCAAAGCCCTGCACCAGGAAAACCAGGCTTTAGGATAAGAGAACAACAATGGAACAAAGCGCTTTAGAAAAACTTGAAGGATTGTTAAAGGAATTATGGCGCCGGAGCGGTAACGCCTCGGTCAT is a window from the Candidatus Margulisiibacteriota bacterium genome containing:
- the ftcD gene encoding glutamate formimidoyltransferase → MPKIIACVPNFSEGVELELVEEIVAAIKAVPVIDLHSDPDHNRSVVTMVGEPDQVRQAAFELTERAMQLLDVNNHAGAHPFIGVVDVIPFVPIKGCKMKDAVELAHKLGEELWKKLSLPVFFYGQAAKIKERKELPYVRQGGYAALKREIGQPHRKPDVGRGLHPTAGAVAVGARNYLIAFNVNLKSNDLDVANSIAQNIRESSGGLPGVRAIGIDLASRGLTQVSINIVDHEKTSLKKAFDEVHKWAKEYKVKVIESEIVGLIPASAAFEGMKEYLKLRSLNKNMILDTYL
- the ftsH gene encoding ATP-dependent zinc metalloprotease FtsH, with translation MKTNWRNILTYLLLIMIGLAIVAPLFSNEPKVKEVSFSDFLNYADKAQLAKVTVAGDIISGELMNKSKFRTRALNYPNLVPMLREKGVAISVEAPLESNWFWNLIIQLLVPVAFFAVIWWLMIRQAQGANSQAMQFGRANVKPLSGKFNITFADVAGVDEAKEELKEIVEFLKTPAKFQALGAKIPKGLLLMGPPGTGKTLLARAIAGEAGVPFFSISGSDFVEMFVGVGASRVRSIFDQAKKQTPSIIFMDEIDAVGRHRGAGLGGGHDEREQTLNQLLVEMDGFDPKTNVIVIAATNRPDILDPALLRPGRFDRQIVLDKPDLNGREDILKIHAKGKPLAANVDLKIVARRTPGFTGADLENVLNEAAILAARADKKEVAMDEVEEAVDRVMAGPEKKSRVISDREKQIIAYHEVGHAVLSQVLPNADRVHKISILPRGLALGYTLQLPLEDKYLVTRGQAVDQITVLMGGRVAEELFFNEATSGAHNDLERATDLAKRMVTEFGMSALGPRTFGRQDRQIFLGRSMGEMKDYSEQTADEIDHEIEKIINDCHARANTVLGKNRAKMEEIAKVLIEKETLENIDLETALKGLNA
- the mazG gene encoding nucleoside triphosphate pyrophosphohydrolase — protein: MPKTGQKFEDLVGIVKKLRKKCPWDREQTIESLKPYLVEEVYEALQAIDDKDYAKLGDEVGDMLLHVVMLSVFAAEDKLFNINDVIESISAKMVRRHPHVFGTKKAKTKEEVWAKWEKIKQSERKVPGTRYPVPGERKGMLDGIPRALPALYRADKVQKRVARVGFDWDQVAGAWEKVHEELDEVHELLTSNLKHQTSKQKAKDKLPRIKEEIGDLLFAIVNVARKLDLNAEEALQGANNKFIRRFARIETELAKRPLTVAEMDDLWAQAKAAEK